One Fuerstiella marisgermanici DNA window includes the following coding sequences:
- a CDS encoding PVC-type heme-binding CxxCH protein, translating to MPRHVLQFLLACFVSAENVAAADPEPEVQSLQPGVELSLVAEHPQLVTPTGLDVDSQGRIWVVATHTHLPADDYTGPSHDEILVFGANTPEAGNDGDSNRSDVRNPRTRTAFYNATTATMDLELGPDGWVYLAERDRILRIKDSDKDGKADIEQDLVVLNSDAVYPHNGLSGLAWHPNGDLIFGLGENFANPWKLTGTDQVAIRGAGQGGVFRCSADGENLRQLTRGVWNPFGTCVRSDGEIFTVENDPGERPPCRLLHVVDGGDYGYRRQFGGEAHHPFVCWNGELPGSLPMVHPTGEAPCGVATLGRGLLVPSWGDHRIDFMPLRRRGASYDADLKTIVQGGRYFRPTCIARDPSNDDDNRRVWYLADWVDGRYNAHGLGRLWKLEIDLTQAKDWLGPLELEPKNNAARLAERLRKDEGSFDRSQLMQHAGDDDPFIARAALVALSRKSPSWTVPEFRRWSADERQHAAQALALAKAGPETWIKALLTDTDPHVTFEALKWIAFAEQKAFLPEVEAILNRSDITYDLFEAALATWNTLNDKPGAGVRDLDLLLARVKDNDSSPVLRAFALRLLPTGPRPTSDDGPLVRSFPPGLNVDLLRTLLEVNDAMLSLEVVRTCAANAPATHALLTEIADDADRDPVLRAEAVAGLAAVSADHLDLLLRLCDYEQREVREEALRCLRSQELSQQQLAAVKQIGQRHPTSSDLVQAVTDLKSVKDGRPAVEDIKAWQSLLDEIESPPNAAAGRRIFHHARVTSCSNCHRHHGRGSVVGPDLTSLGERNTTDERASLLKSILTPSADMAPEFQPRTIVLKDGRTFTGIRLRSYTKEQLRDATGRTVTFNTGDVESIVDARVSFMPNGLADTLTIRELRDLIAFLQHNADASPTGLRNQTTK from the coding sequence ATGCCAAGACATGTGCTTCAGTTTCTACTTGCCTGTTTTGTTTCCGCAGAGAACGTCGCGGCTGCTGATCCCGAACCCGAGGTTCAGTCACTTCAGCCAGGAGTCGAACTGTCCCTCGTAGCCGAACATCCACAACTCGTGACCCCCACCGGGCTTGATGTGGACAGTCAGGGCCGCATCTGGGTTGTGGCAACGCACACTCACCTGCCTGCTGATGACTACACGGGGCCAAGCCATGATGAAATCCTGGTCTTTGGAGCGAACACCCCCGAGGCCGGCAACGACGGCGACTCGAACCGCAGTGACGTACGCAATCCGAGAACGCGAACGGCGTTCTACAATGCCACGACAGCGACGATGGACCTGGAACTGGGCCCTGATGGCTGGGTCTACCTTGCCGAACGTGACCGCATTTTGCGCATCAAAGATTCGGACAAAGACGGCAAGGCGGACATAGAACAGGACCTTGTCGTATTGAATTCTGATGCCGTCTATCCCCACAACGGTCTCTCAGGACTGGCATGGCATCCCAACGGTGACCTGATCTTCGGTCTGGGTGAAAACTTTGCCAATCCGTGGAAGCTTACCGGCACGGATCAAGTTGCGATTCGCGGTGCCGGTCAGGGCGGCGTCTTTCGATGTTCTGCGGACGGAGAAAACCTGCGGCAGCTCACGCGCGGCGTTTGGAATCCCTTCGGGACCTGTGTGCGAAGTGACGGCGAAATCTTTACCGTCGAAAATGATCCAGGCGAACGCCCGCCGTGCCGCCTGCTGCATGTTGTCGACGGCGGAGACTACGGATACCGGCGGCAGTTCGGTGGCGAGGCACATCACCCGTTCGTCTGCTGGAATGGCGAATTGCCGGGCTCGCTGCCGATGGTGCATCCCACGGGTGAAGCTCCCTGTGGAGTTGCAACACTGGGGCGCGGGTTGCTGGTGCCATCATGGGGCGATCATCGCATCGACTTCATGCCACTGCGTCGCCGAGGTGCTTCTTACGACGCCGACCTGAAGACCATTGTGCAGGGCGGTCGCTATTTTCGTCCGACCTGCATTGCTCGCGATCCTTCCAACGATGACGACAACCGTCGCGTCTGGTATCTGGCCGACTGGGTCGACGGCCGCTACAACGCGCACGGACTGGGGCGTCTTTGGAAGCTGGAAATTGATCTGACACAAGCGAAGGACTGGCTGGGACCGCTGGAACTGGAGCCTAAGAATAACGCCGCCAGGCTGGCTGAACGCCTGCGAAAGGACGAAGGTTCGTTTGATCGATCGCAGTTGATGCAGCATGCAGGTGACGATGACCCGTTTATCGCTCGAGCCGCTTTGGTGGCGCTGTCCAGAAAATCCCCATCGTGGACGGTTCCGGAATTCCGCCGCTGGTCAGCCGACGAACGCCAACATGCCGCTCAAGCACTAGCGCTGGCAAAGGCTGGGCCGGAAACCTGGATCAAGGCTCTTCTGACGGATACGGACCCGCATGTGACATTCGAAGCGCTGAAGTGGATTGCATTTGCCGAACAGAAGGCATTCCTACCCGAAGTCGAGGCGATCCTTAACCGCAGCGACATCACGTACGACCTGTTCGAAGCCGCCCTCGCGACCTGGAATACTCTGAACGACAAACCGGGAGCCGGAGTTCGCGATCTGGATCTCTTGCTGGCTCGAGTCAAAGACAATGACAGCAGTCCCGTTCTGCGAGCCTTCGCACTGCGATTGCTGCCGACCGGGCCACGGCCAACCAGCGATGATGGGCCACTGGTGCGATCCTTCCCGCCCGGACTTAACGTCGATCTGCTTCGTACACTGCTGGAGGTGAATGACGCGATGTTATCTCTCGAAGTAGTTCGAACGTGCGCCGCCAACGCCCCGGCGACCCATGCGCTGCTGACGGAGATTGCAGACGACGCAGATCGTGATCCCGTTCTGCGAGCTGAAGCGGTGGCTGGCCTGGCAGCTGTCTCAGCCGACCACCTCGACCTGCTGCTTCGACTGTGCGACTACGAACAACGCGAGGTTCGTGAGGAAGCCCTGCGGTGCCTGCGTTCTCAGGAGCTTTCCCAACAACAACTCGCCGCTGTGAAGCAAATCGGACAGCGGCATCCGACTTCCAGCGATCTCGTCCAGGCAGTGACAGACCTGAAATCGGTAAAAGACGGTCGGCCTGCTGTGGAAGACATCAAAGCGTGGCAGTCATTACTGGACGAAATCGAATCACCACCAAACGCAGCCGCCGGTCGCCGTATCTTTCATCACGCGCGAGTGACTTCGTGTAGCAATTGCCATCGACATCATGGGCGAGGCAGCGTAGTGGGACCGGATCTCACATCGCTCGGAGAACGTAACACCACCGACGAACGAGCCAGCCTGCTAAAGTCCATTCTGACACCAAGCGCGGACATGGCACCGGAATTCCAGCCGCGGACGATCGTATTGAAGGACGGTCGTACCTTCACGGGCATTCGGTTGAGATCCTACACAAAGGAACAGCTTCGAGACGCAACCGGTCGGACGGTTACGTTCAACACTGGCGACGTGGAATCGATTGTGGATGCACGCGTATCGTTCATGCCCAACGGTCTGGCTGACACGCTGACCATCCGCGAATTG
- the rpsG gene encoding 30S ribosomal protein S7, which translates to MVKKFTASPMQLKPDTRYNSKLVSKFVNCLMYDGKKSVAQRVVYDAMEIIRKQLPDEDPLDVFVTAVDNVKPAIEVRSKRVGGATYQVPTPVSAKRQQALSIRWILEAVRGRKGRPVGRSLADELLSAFRREGSAMNKRENVHRMADANKAFSHFAW; encoded by the coding sequence ATGGTCAAAAAGTTCACAGCCAGCCCCATGCAGTTGAAGCCGGATACCCGGTACAACAGCAAACTCGTTTCTAAGTTTGTCAACTGCCTGATGTACGATGGCAAGAAAAGCGTCGCGCAGCGAGTTGTTTACGATGCGATGGAAATCATCCGCAAACAGCTTCCTGACGAAGATCCTTTAGACGTGTTTGTCACGGCTGTGGACAACGTGAAGCCAGCAATTGAAGTTCGCTCTAAGCGAGTCGGCGGTGCAACCTATCAGGTTCCAACCCCTGTCAGTGCAAAACGACAGCAGGCACTTTCAATCCGCTGGATTCTGGAAGCCGTCCGAGGCCGCAAAGGCCGCCCGGTGGGACGGTCTCTGGCTGACGAGCTGCTTTCCGCGTTCCGTCGCGAGGGCTCCGCAATGAACAAGCGAGAAAACGTACACCGCATGGCCGACGCCAACAAAGCGTTCTCGCACTTTGCCTGGTAG
- the rpsL gene encoding 30S ribosomal protein S12: MPTINQLVRKPRKQQKSKNKTPLLEGSPQKRGVCLQVKTVTPKKPNSALRKVARVRLSNGKECTAYIPGEGHNLQEHSIVLVRGGRVRDLPGVRYKVVRGVLDTLGVSDRRQARSRYGQKRPK, encoded by the coding sequence ATGCCGACAATTAATCAACTGGTCCGAAAACCTCGCAAACAGCAAAAGAGTAAGAATAAGACTCCGCTGCTGGAAGGCTCTCCTCAAAAACGAGGCGTCTGCCTGCAGGTAAAGACTGTGACGCCTAAAAAGCCGAACTCAGCCCTTCGAAAAGTGGCTCGTGTTCGTCTGTCCAATGGCAAAGAATGCACAGCCTATATTCCGGGTGAAGGCCACAATCTGCAGGAACACTCAATCGTACTTGTCCGTGGTGGTCGAGTCCGCGACCTGCCAGGTGTGCGATACAAAGTTGTTCGAGGTGTGCTGGATACACTTGGTGTGAGTGATCGGCGACAGGCTCGAAGCCGTTACGGCCAGAAACGTCCTAAATAG
- the rpoC gene encoding DNA-directed RNA polymerase subunit beta' translates to MSVSETTFDRVNDYASVKIGLASPHDIRSWSFGEVKKPETINYRTYRPERDGLFCERIFGPEKDWECACGKYRGMKYKGMICDRCGVKVTHSRVRRKRMGHIELAAPVVHIWFFKSMPSRLGAMLNMKTTSLEKVVYFQDYVVVDPGETPLKMCEMLTEDEARQARRDYGEDAFEIGMGAEAIKKLLLQMKLSESSDELRAQLATTRSQSTTKDLIKRLKIIEALRDSDNRPEWMVLDVIPVIPPDLRPLVLLDSGNFATSDLNDLYRRIINRNNRLKKLVDLNAPEVIVRNEKRMLQQSVDALFDNNRCKRPVLGSSNRPLKSLTDMIKGKQGRFRENLLGKRVDYSARSVIVVGPELKLHQCGLPKKIALELFQPFVIRRLKELGHADTIKSAKRMLERRDEDVWDILDEVIRNHPVLLNRAPTLHRIGIQAFEPVLVEGNAIRLHPLACKGFNADFDGDQMAVHLPLSIEAQVEATTLMMSTHNIFSPANGDPIITASQDIVMGCYYLTMIREGHRGEGMIFSSTDELFMAFQQGKVSRHATVKLRMPKDKRMKGDGAKGYRQGGLIETSPGRAMFNDVLPSAMSYYNITMKSKDLATVISDCYLELGRRETIELLDRMKKCGFEASTDSGLSFGASDLKTAPNKEQVIGDAEKEVLKLMKNFQRGLITEKERYNKVLDIWTHAREEITKSMMDQLEHDVRDEGRYVNPIYLMASSGARGGVGQMQQLAGMRGLMAKPSGEIIETPIKSNFREGLSVLEFFSSTHGARKGLADTALKTADSGYLTRKLADICQNMVITTHDCGTTKGLTRGVVYRGEKVEVGLADSIRGRVSRTNIVNQITDEVIVREDELITVEKARKIEAMGLERIQVRSPMTCDAPLGMCQLCYGMDLSTGDLVEQGLAAGIIAAQSIGEPGTQLTMRTFHIGGVAQMGTELSELLAKRGGRIRFTRIRSVLNADGKPVVLGRNGEISIVDSKGREVEKQTVPNGAILQVMEDQEVQGGEVLCNWDPHAVPIISQVGGKVRLDDCVEGQTMRTEKEASGNIQRTITEHRGGLHPQVIVEDGAGTILDFYYLPEGATLLVKDGDQISSGLIVARTPRDSAGTQDITGGLPRVTELFEARSPKDPAVVAEIDGEVELMAEKKRGKRIVVVRGKDGTEVEHIIPHGKQLLVHSGDIIVAGDALVRGPLVPEDILRVSGPEEVQQYLLHEIQNVYRAQRVEIDDKHIEIVVAQMLRKVKISSVGDTDLLPGVLIDKFELQRVNDALGVKGRITDPGDTEYQIDDMVLISEVEEVNAEVSNPAQYTKPRTAKATPQLLGITKASVQSESFISAASFQETTKVLTEAALGGRVDNLVGLKENVILGHLIPAGTGFHIHQEAHVRIHDDAIREQEEAKARIMAARDNMLSDADLIARRRDDDDERPRAPSLADLTPDD, encoded by the coding sequence GTGAGCGTAAGTGAAACCACTTTCGATCGAGTCAATGATTATGCTTCTGTCAAGATCGGCCTTGCCAGCCCTCATGACATTCGCAGTTGGTCTTTCGGCGAAGTCAAGAAGCCGGAAACGATCAACTACCGAACGTATCGCCCGGAACGTGACGGCCTGTTCTGCGAACGAATTTTCGGACCGGAAAAAGACTGGGAATGTGCGTGCGGCAAGTACCGCGGCATGAAGTACAAGGGCATGATCTGCGACCGCTGTGGAGTGAAAGTCACTCACAGTCGCGTTCGTCGCAAGCGCATGGGGCATATCGAACTCGCTGCTCCTGTCGTTCACATCTGGTTCTTCAAGTCAATGCCCAGTCGCCTGGGTGCGATGTTGAACATGAAGACGACCTCACTTGAGAAAGTCGTCTACTTCCAGGATTACGTGGTCGTCGATCCTGGCGAAACGCCGCTTAAAATGTGCGAGATGCTGACCGAAGACGAAGCGCGTCAGGCTCGCCGCGATTACGGTGAAGATGCCTTCGAAATCGGCATGGGTGCCGAAGCGATCAAGAAGCTGCTGCTGCAAATGAAGCTCAGCGAATCGTCAGACGAATTGCGCGCTCAACTGGCAACGACTCGCAGCCAGTCAACAACCAAAGACCTGATCAAGCGTCTGAAGATCATTGAAGCTTTGCGCGACAGTGACAACCGTCCCGAGTGGATGGTGCTGGACGTGATCCCCGTTATCCCACCGGACCTGCGACCGCTGGTTCTGCTGGATTCCGGCAACTTCGCCACCAGCGACTTGAACGACCTGTACCGCCGCATCATCAACCGTAACAACCGCCTGAAAAAGCTGGTCGACCTGAACGCGCCGGAAGTCATTGTCCGCAATGAAAAACGCATGTTGCAGCAGTCGGTCGACGCATTGTTCGACAACAATCGCTGTAAGCGTCCGGTTTTGGGGTCATCCAATCGTCCGCTTAAGTCGCTGACGGACATGATCAAAGGTAAGCAGGGTCGTTTCCGCGAAAACCTGCTTGGTAAACGAGTCGACTATTCAGCTCGTAGTGTGATCGTCGTTGGCCCCGAACTGAAACTTCACCAGTGTGGTCTACCCAAGAAGATCGCTCTGGAACTGTTCCAGCCGTTCGTCATTCGCCGCCTGAAGGAACTCGGCCACGCCGACACCATCAAGAGCGCCAAGCGAATGCTGGAACGTCGCGACGAAGATGTGTGGGACATTCTGGACGAAGTGATCCGTAACCATCCGGTTCTTCTTAACCGAGCTCCGACGTTGCACCGCATCGGTATTCAGGCGTTTGAGCCGGTACTAGTGGAAGGTAACGCGATCCGCCTGCATCCGCTGGCCTGCAAAGGCTTCAACGCCGACTTCGACGGCGACCAGATGGCGGTCCACCTGCCACTGTCGATCGAAGCTCAGGTTGAAGCCACGACTCTGATGATGTCGACACACAACATCTTCAGCCCGGCTAACGGCGATCCAATTATCACCGCGTCTCAGGACATCGTGATGGGTTGCTACTACCTCACGATGATTCGCGAAGGCCATCGCGGCGAAGGGATGATTTTCTCGTCGACCGACGAACTGTTTATGGCATTCCAACAGGGCAAGGTTTCACGTCATGCCACCGTGAAATTGCGTATGCCAAAAGACAAACGCATGAAGGGCGACGGCGCCAAGGGATATCGACAGGGTGGCCTGATCGAAACGTCGCCAGGTCGAGCGATGTTTAACGACGTACTGCCGTCGGCCATGTCGTACTACAACATCACGATGAAGAGTAAAGACCTGGCGACGGTCATTTCTGACTGCTACCTGGAACTCGGTCGTCGTGAAACGATCGAACTGCTTGACCGCATGAAGAAGTGCGGCTTCGAAGCGTCGACAGACAGTGGACTGTCCTTTGGTGCCAGCGACCTGAAGACTGCCCCAAACAAGGAGCAGGTGATCGGCGACGCCGAAAAAGAAGTTCTCAAGCTGATGAAGAACTTCCAACGCGGTTTGATCACCGAGAAGGAACGTTACAACAAGGTGCTTGACATCTGGACGCATGCTCGTGAAGAGATTACGAAGAGCATGATGGATCAGCTCGAACACGACGTCCGCGATGAAGGCCGTTACGTAAATCCGATCTACCTGATGGCCAGTTCTGGTGCTCGTGGTGGTGTCGGTCAGATGCAGCAGCTGGCCGGCATGCGTGGTTTGATGGCCAAGCCGAGTGGTGAGATCATCGAAACGCCAATTAAGTCGAACTTCCGCGAGGGCTTGTCGGTTCTGGAATTCTTCAGCTCGACTCACGGTGCTCGAAAAGGTCTGGCGGACACAGCTTTGAAAACGGCCGACAGTGGATACCTCACCAGAAAGCTGGCAGACATCTGCCAGAACATGGTCATCACAACCCACGACTGCGGCACGACCAAAGGCCTGACTCGCGGTGTTGTGTATCGCGGCGAAAAGGTTGAAGTCGGCCTGGCAGATTCGATTCGAGGTCGAGTCAGCCGAACGAACATTGTTAACCAGATCACAGACGAGGTCATCGTTCGTGAAGACGAACTGATCACGGTTGAGAAAGCTCGTAAGATCGAAGCGATGGGCCTGGAACGTATCCAGGTTCGTAGCCCAATGACCTGCGACGCTCCACTGGGAATGTGTCAGCTTTGCTACGGCATGGACCTTTCAACGGGTGACCTTGTCGAGCAGGGACTTGCAGCCGGTATCATCGCTGCTCAGAGTATCGGCGAACCCGGCACACAGCTGACGATGCGTACGTTCCACATTGGTGGGGTTGCCCAGATGGGTACGGAACTGAGTGAGCTGCTGGCCAAGCGTGGCGGGCGTATTCGCTTCACTCGTATCCGCAGCGTTCTGAACGCCGATGGCAAGCCAGTGGTACTCGGCCGCAACGGCGAAATTAGTATCGTCGATTCCAAGGGTCGTGAAGTCGAAAAGCAGACGGTTCCTAACGGTGCCATTCTGCAGGTGATGGAAGACCAGGAAGTGCAGGGCGGTGAAGTCCTCTGTAACTGGGATCCGCACGCCGTGCCGATTATTTCGCAGGTTGGCGGTAAAGTCCGCCTCGACGATTGTGTCGAAGGCCAGACGATGCGAACTGAAAAGGAAGCATCCGGTAACATCCAGCGAACGATTACAGAGCATCGTGGTGGTCTGCATCCACAAGTCATCGTGGAGGACGGAGCTGGCACGATTCTGGACTTCTACTACCTGCCGGAAGGGGCAACTCTGCTGGTGAAGGATGGGGACCAGATTTCGTCCGGCCTCATCGTCGCTCGGACGCCTCGAGATTCAGCCGGAACGCAGGACATTACCGGTGGTCTGCCGCGAGTCACGGAACTCTTCGAAGCTCGCAGCCCCAAAGATCCGGCCGTCGTCGCAGAAATCGACGGTGAAGTGGAACTGATGGCCGAGAAAAAACGCGGCAAGCGAATTGTCGTGGTCCGCGGCAAAGACGGCACAGAAGTCGAACACATCATTCCACACGGCAAGCAGTTGCTGGTGCATTCCGGCGACATCATAGTCGCAGGCGACGCACTTGTTCGTGGACCACTTGTCCCTGAGGACATTCTGCGAGTCAGCGGGCCGGAAGAAGTTCAACAGTACCTGCTGCACGAGATCCAAAACGTCTATCGTGCTCAGCGAGTGGAAATCGACGATAAGCACATTGAAATCGTCGTCGCTCAGATGCTTCGCAAGGTCAAGATCTCAAGCGTTGGCGATACCGACCTGCTGCCTGGCGTCCTGATCGATAAGTTCGAACTTCAGCGGGTCAACGACGCGCTTGGTGTGAAGGGTCGCATCACAGATCCGGGCGACACGGAATACCAGATCGATGACATGGTCCTGATCTCTGAAGTCGAAGAAGTAAACGCGGAAGTCTCCAACCCGGCTCAGTACACGAAGCCTCGAACAGCCAAGGCTACACCACAGCTGTTGGGTATTACGAAGGCGTCCGTGCAGAGTGAAAGTTTCATTTCGGCAGCCAGTTTCCAGGAAACGACCAAGGTCCTGACAGAAGCCGCTTTGGGTGGTCGAGTCGACAATTTGGTTGGTTTGAAGGAAAACGTGATTCTGGGGCACCTGATTCCGGCCGGAACCGGGTTCCACATTCATCAGGAAGCTCACGTTCGCATCCACGACGACGCGATCCGCGAGCAGGAAGAAGCCAAAGCTCGCATTATGGCCGCTCGCGACAACATGCTGTCCGACGCGGACCTGATCGCTCGACGACGGGATGATGACGACGAGCGTCCGCGAGCCCCATCACTGGCCGATTTGACGCCTGACGACTAA